Proteins from a genomic interval of Gossypium hirsutum isolate 1008001.06 chromosome A09, Gossypium_hirsutum_v2.1, whole genome shotgun sequence:
- the LOC107890251 gene encoding uncharacterized protein, with protein MADWHGSGCSRNSINDGDFDEEEVWSYEKEDSSSSTSSKPREPSSSSSSAWRLPSASRTIRRGSNSSSAARHETEVTRQSSAPLNIPDWPKIYGKHANMEPSRNKSWVNTGDGDDDGMVYEDGDMVPPHEWLARKLARTRVSSFSVCEGMGRTLKGRDLSKVRNAVLTRTGFLE; from the coding sequence ATGGCAGATTGGCATGGTAGTGGTTGCAGTAGGAATTCAATCAACGATGGAGATTTTGATGAAGAAGAAGTTTGGTCTTATGAAAAAGAAGATTCATCAAGTTCCACATCGAGCAAACCTAGGGAACCGTCCTCGAGTTCTTCATCTGCATGGCGGCTTCCAAGCGCATCGAGAACGATCCGAAGAGGAAGCAACTCATCATCAGCAGCAAGGCATGAAACCGAGGTGACTCGGCAATCATCAGCTCCGTTGAACATCCCCGATTGGCCCAAGATATATGGGAAGCATGCAAACATGGAACCATCAAGAAACAAGTCATGGGTTAATACAggtgatggtgatgatgatggtATGGTGTATGAGGATGGAGATATGGTCCCTCCACATGAATGGCTTGCTAGGAAGCTTGCAAGGACTCGAGTTTCCTCTTTCTCGGTTTGTGAAGGGATGGGAAGGACACTTAAAGGCAGAGATCTCAGCAAAGTGAGAAATGCAGTTTTGACAAGAACAGGTTTCCTAGAGTAG